One Campylobacter pinnipediorum subsp. caledonicus genomic window carries:
- a CDS encoding transglutaminase-like domain-containing protein, with translation MKRRDFFKFGGILGATCAISSVATAKSDIKSKQNRTFNINLKHSIKEKSIDQRLWVPLITNTDYQQLTGLYDIKTNSKEYYMSDFEIPTLYAKFDDKDKNFNLDISFSVQTQDRNTDFSKVNFNENEKLSPEIEKFLKPTTQIPVDGVVLEKAKQIVGNIKGDLEKAKAIYTWVANTMQRDNSVIGCGRGDIKAILETGKLVGKCTDINSVFVGLCRAVGIPAREFFGIRVGQSKTSNQMGKADKNGFADITGAQHCRAEFYLKGYGWIPVDPADVTKVRLGEKLDNNDARIGQIRDYLFGNWEMCWIGFNYGRDFILKPQPEQYPINNFGYPYAELEGNVVDYYSSKDFSYQYTSQEILI, from the coding sequence ATGAAAAGACGTGATTTTTTTAAATTCGGCGGTATATTAGGTGCTACTTGTGCTATTTCAAGTGTTGCTACAGCAAAAAGCGATATAAAATCAAAACAAAATAGAACTTTTAATATAAATTTAAAGCATTCTATTAAAGAGAAGTCTATAGATCAAAGGCTTTGGGTTCCACTTATTACAAATACAGATTATCAACAACTTACTGGTTTGTATGACATAAAGACAAATTCTAAAGAATATTATATGTCTGATTTTGAAATTCCAACACTATATGCTAAATTTGATGATAAAGATAAAAACTTTAATCTAGATATTAGTTTTAGTGTTCAAACACAGGATAGAAATACTGATTTTTCTAAGGTTAATTTTAATGAAAATGAAAAGTTATCTCCTGAGATTGAAAAATTTTTAAAACCAACCACACAAATTCCAGTAGATGGTGTTGTGCTTGAAAAAGCAAAACAGATAGTTGGTAACATAAAAGGCGATTTAGAAAAAGCAAAAGCTATATATACATGGGTCGCAAATACAATGCAAAGAGATAATAGTGTCATAGGTTGCGGTCGTGGAGATATAAAAGCTATACTTGAAACAGGAAAATTAGTTGGTAAATGCACCGATATAAACTCTGTTTTTGTTGGATTGTGTAGAGCTGTTGGGATTCCTGCTCGTGAGTTTTTTGGTATAAGAGTAGGGCAATCTAAAACATCAAATCAAATGGGTAAGGCTGATAAAAATGGATTTGCCGATATTACTGGAGCACAGCATTGTCGTGCAGAGTTTTATTTAAAAGGTTATGGTTGGATTCCTGTTGATCCTGCCGATGTTACAAAGGTTAGATTAGGTGAAAAGCTAGACAATAACGATGCAAGAATTGGTCAAATAAGAGATTATTTATTTGGAAATTGGGAAATGTGCTGGATAGGTTTTAACTATGGTCGCGATTTTATCTTAAAACCACAACCAGAACAGTATCCTATAAATAACTTTGGCTATCCATATGCTGAGCTTGAAGGTAATGTTGTTGATTATTATTCGTCAAAAGATTTTTCATATCAATACACATCTCAAGAGATTTTGATTTGA
- a CDS encoding heavy-metal-associated domain-containing protein yields the protein MSKILLLFLLSVNIFAKDIVILVEAMHCPLCTVLVRKELLKVDGVKKVKAKLVSKKAYVVANDSVDENKLLKAIEKIKYPGIIVKE from the coding sequence ATGAGTAAAATTTTATTATTATTTTTATTGAGTGTAAATATCTTTGCAAAAGATATTGTTATATTGGTTGAGGCTATGCATTGTCCTCTTTGCACTGTTTTAGTTAGAAAAGAGCTTTTAAAGGTCGATGGTGTTAAAAAAGTGAAAGCTAAATTAGTATCTAAAAAAGCTTATGTTGTAGCTAATGATAGTGTTGATGAAAATAAACTTTTAAAAGCTATAGAAAAAATAAAATATCCAGGTATTATTGTAAAGGAGTAA
- the purC gene encoding phosphoribosylaminoimidazolesuccinocarboxamide synthase, with protein sequence MQKLELVYEGKGKKLYSTNDENLLVAEFKDDLTAFNAQKKGSEQGKGALNNKISTQIFKLLQDSGIKTHLVKTISDTEQVIKKCKIIPLEVVVRNIATGSLTKRLGIEDGKVLPFTLVEFYYKNDDLNDPIVNDEHCLVMELVGNKDDLEVLRKTGREINDILFKFFKERNLKLVDFKVEFGIDKDGNIILADEISPDSCRFWDATTNEKLDKDRFRQGIGEVKVAYEEVLRRILS encoded by the coding sequence ATGCAAAAACTAGAACTTGTGTATGAGGGTAAGGGTAAAAAGTTATATAGCACTAATGATGAAAATCTTTTAGTAGCAGAGTTTAAAGATGATTTAACAGCATTTAATGCTCAAAAAAAAGGTAGCGAACAAGGAAAGGGTGCCTTAAATAATAAAATAAGCACGCAAATTTTTAAGCTACTTCAAGATAGTGGTATAAAAACGCATCTTGTTAAGACTATTAGTGATACAGAACAAGTTATAAAAAAATGTAAAATTATACCTCTTGAGGTTGTTGTAAGAAATATAGCAACCGGTTCTCTTACAAAAAGACTTGGTATTGAAGATGGTAAGGTTTTACCTTTTACTTTAGTTGAGTTTTATTATAAAAATGATGATTTGAATGACCCTATAGTAAATGATGAACATTGTCTTGTTATGGAGCTTGTTGGAAACAAAGATGACTTAGAGGTATTACGTAAAACCGGTAGAGAGATTAATGATATTTTATTTAAGTTCTTTAAAGAAAGAAATCTAAAACTTGTTGATTTTAAAGTTGAGTTTGGAATAGACAAAGATGGAAATATAATATTAGCTGATGAAATTAGTCCTGATAGTTGCCGTTTTTGGGATGCTACAACAAATGAAAAATTAGACAAAGATAGATTTAGACAAGGTATAGGTGAGGTAAAAGTTGCTTATGAAGAAGTATTAAGAAGAATTTTATCATAA
- a CDS encoding ATP-dependent Clp protease ATP-binding subunit — protein sequence MANIGEQLTSSMSNALENGASLAIHSKNQQVMPLHIFWSLVVDDTSIINQVFNKANINKEAILLEIKSQIQNLPTSSNVSKENISFSKDSINSLENAKALMISLGDNFIAVDTWIIANLNLEPIKSIISKFTDLTEIKKNLELIRGSKKITNQTSDENLNNLEKFGIDLTQKASNGELDPVIGRDEEITRMMQILIRKSKNNPILLGEPGVGKTAIVEGLAQKIISKDVPTSLQNKRVIALDMSALIAGAKYRGEFEDRLKAVINEVKSAANIILFIDEIHTIVGAGASEGSMDAANILKPALARGELHTIGATTLKEYRKYFEKDAALQRRFQPVDIKEPTVNEALQILRGIKEKLEVHHNVNITDTALVAAAKLSHRYISGRFLPDKAIDLIDEAAAELKMQIESEPYELAKIKREIIALEVEKEALKMEDEEKNKDRLEQIQKDMEDLKEQKSGLELKFENEKSVFDGISNAKKQIDMLKNEAENARRNGDFNKAAEIEYGKILEVSKSQKELEEKWENMKKSGVLLKNQVDEELVAGILSKWTGISVSKMLTSEKAKYMKIQEYLKQNVVGQDDALNALARAIKRNKAGLSSDKKPIGSFLFLGPTGVGKTQSAKALAKFLFDDERSLIRFDMSEYMEKHSVSRLLGAPPGYVGYEEGGQLTEAVRRKPYSVLLFDEIEKAHKDVFNILLGILDDGRATDNKGVTVDFKNTIIILTSNIASNFIMELEGEERNNSVKNELKNYFKPEFINRLDEIIIFNPLSEDGLVQIVDIMFEEIKEILNNRGIKASISLEAKKLIASAGFDINYGARPLRRALYELVEDKLADMILNDEISNDDTIEIQAQDNDIKIVKI from the coding sequence ATGGCAAACATAGGAGAACAACTTACATCTTCGATGTCAAATGCTTTAGAAAATGGTGCTAGTTTAGCAATACACTCAAAAAACCAGCAAGTAATGCCTTTGCATATTTTTTGGAGTTTAGTTGTTGATGATACATCGATAATAAATCAGGTTTTTAACAAAGCAAATATAAATAAAGAAGCTATTTTGTTAGAGATAAAATCACAGATTCAAAATCTTCCAACATCATCAAATGTCAGTAAAGAAAATATATCTTTTTCAAAAGATAGCATAAACTCACTTGAAAATGCAAAAGCTTTAATGATAAGTTTAGGTGATAATTTTATAGCTGTTGACACTTGGATAATAGCAAATTTAAACCTTGAACCAATAAAAAGCATAATATCAAAATTTACAGACTTAACTGAAATAAAGAAAAATTTAGAACTCATAAGAGGTAGTAAAAAGATAACAAATCAAACAAGTGATGAAAACTTAAACAATTTAGAAAAATTTGGAATAGATTTAACACAAAAAGCATCAAATGGGGAACTTGACCCAGTTATAGGTAGAGATGAAGAGATAACCAGAATGATGCAAATTTTAATAAGAAAAAGCAAAAATAATCCTATATTGTTAGGAGAGCCTGGAGTTGGCAAAACAGCAATAGTTGAAGGATTGGCTCAAAAAATAATTTCAAAAGATGTTCCAACAAGCTTACAAAATAAACGAGTTATCGCACTTGATATGAGTGCATTGATAGCTGGTGCAAAATATAGAGGTGAGTTTGAAGATAGACTAAAAGCCGTTATAAATGAGGTAAAAAGTGCTGCAAATATCATTTTATTTATAGATGAAATTCACACTATAGTAGGAGCTGGAGCTAGTGAAGGAAGTATGGATGCTGCAAATATATTAAAACCAGCACTTGCAAGAGGAGAACTTCACACAATAGGAGCTACAACATTAAAAGAATATAGAAAATATTTTGAAAAAGATGCGGCTTTACAAAGAAGGTTTCAACCAGTAGATATAAAAGAGCCAACAGTAAATGAGGCTTTGCAAATTTTAAGAGGAATAAAAGAAAAGCTTGAAGTTCATCATAATGTAAATATAACAGATACAGCTTTGGTTGCTGCTGCAAAACTTAGCCACAGATACATATCTGGTAGATTTTTACCAGATAAAGCGATTGATTTGATAGATGAGGCTGCAGCTGAGTTAAAAATGCAAATAGAGAGCGAGCCTTATGAACTTGCAAAAATAAAAAGAGAGATAATAGCTCTTGAGGTTGAAAAAGAAGCTCTAAAAATGGAAGATGAAGAAAAAAACAAAGATCGTTTAGAGCAAATACAAAAAGATATGGAAGACCTAAAAGAGCAAAAAAGCGGTCTTGAGCTTAAATTTGAAAATGAAAAATCAGTTTTTGATGGAATTTCAAATGCAAAAAAACAGATAGATATGCTCAAAAACGAAGCAGAAAACGCAAGAAGAAATGGCGATTTTAATAAAGCGGCTGAGATAGAATATGGAAAAATTTTAGAAGTAAGCAAAAGTCAAAAAGAGCTTGAAGAAAAATGGGAAAATATGAAAAAATCAGGTGTTTTGCTAAAAAATCAAGTTGATGAAGAACTTGTTGCCGGAATTTTGAGCAAATGGACTGGAATTTCTGTATCAAAAATGCTAACAAGCGAAAAAGCAAAATATATGAAGATACAAGAGTATCTAAAACAAAATGTTGTTGGTCAAGATGACGCCTTAAATGCACTTGCAAGAGCCATCAAAAGAAACAAAGCTGGGCTTAGTAGCGACAAAAAACCTATAGGCTCATTTTTATTTTTAGGTCCTACGGGTGTTGGAAAAACACAATCAGCAAAAGCTTTAGCTAAGTTTTTGTTTGATGATGAAAGATCTTTGATAAGATTTGATATGAGCGAGTATATGGAAAAACATAGTGTTTCAAGACTTCTTGGTGCACCTCCTGGATATGTAGGATATGAAGAAGGTGGGCAACTAACTGAGGCCGTAAGGAGAAAACCTTATAGCGTGTTGTTGTTTGATGAGATAGAAAAAGCGCATAAAGATGTCTTTAATATCTTGCTTGGTATATTAGATGATGGAAGAGCTACTGATAACAAAGGTGTTACAGTTGATTTTAAAAATACAATCATAATACTAACATCAAACATAGCTTCAAATTTTATAATGGAACTTGAAGGCGAAGAGCGAAATAACTCTGTAAAAAATGAGCTTAAAAATTATTTTAAACCAGAGTTTATAAACCGTCTTGATGAGATAATTATTTTTAATCCTTTAAGTGAAGATGGCCTTGTTCAAATTGTTGATATAATGTTTGAAGAGATAAAAGAGATTTTAAACAATCGTGGAATAAAGGCTAGTATCAGCTTAGAAGCAAAAAAACTAATAGCAAGTGCCGGTTTTGATATAAATTATGGAGCAAGACCTTTAAGAAGAGCTTTGTATGAACTTGTGGAAGATAAGTTAGCTGATATGATACTAAATGATGAAATTTCAAATGATGACACGATAGAGATACAAGCACAAGACAACGATATAAAAATCGTAAAGATATAA
- a CDS encoding DedA family protein, giving the protein MFIDIVNFIVNQVRDWGYFGIFFLMFLESSFFPFPSEIVMIPAGYLAGKNEINFCASFLVGTTGSLLGALFNYYLCYFFGRRLIYKYAGYIGLNQNKLDKFQDFFNKHGEISTFNSRLLPGIRQYISLPAGFAKMNIFKFSLYTTLGAGIWVFILLMLGYFFGSNPSKEYMYIVSFVLFSVVLIISLVYIAKIRKK; this is encoded by the coding sequence TTGTTTATTGATATTGTAAATTTTATAGTAAATCAAGTAAGGGATTGGGGTTATTTTGGTATATTTTTTCTTATGTTTTTGGAAAGTTCATTTTTTCCGTTTCCTAGTGAAATTGTTATGATACCAGCTGGATATTTAGCTGGTAAAAATGAGATTAATTTTTGCGCTTCTTTTTTGGTAGGAACTACTGGTTCGTTGCTCGGGGCATTATTTAACTATTATTTATGTTATTTTTTTGGAAGAAGATTGATTTATAAGTATGCTGGCTATATTGGTTTGAACCAAAATAAATTAGATAAATTTCAAGATTTTTTTAATAAACACGGAGAAATTTCTACTTTTAATTCAAGATTGCTTCCTGGCATTAGACAATACATTAGTTTGCCTGCTGGTTTTGCTAAAATGAATATATTTAAATTTTCACTATATACAACGCTGGGTGCTGGAATTTGGGTATTTATTCTTTTGATGTTGGGATATTTTTTTGGCTCAAATCCATCAAAAGAGTATATGTATATAGTTAGTTTTGTTCTTTTTAGCGTTGTTTTGATTATAAGTTTGGTTTATATTGCAAAGATAAGAAAAAAATAA
- the purS gene encoding phosphoribosylformylglycinamidine synthase subunit PurS encodes MKAIINIALKNGVLDPAGKATEHALNSLGFNNISGVRIGKQIVLEIDETDKQKAQEQLKIMCDELLSNTVIEDYEIVL; translated from the coding sequence ATGAAAGCAATTATAAATATAGCACTAAAAAATGGGGTTTTAGATCCAGCAGGAAAAGCTACAGAACATGCACTTAACTCTTTAGGATTTAATAATATATCAGGAGTTAGGATAGGTAAGCAAATAGTTCTTGAAATAGATGAAACTGATAAACAAAAAGCACAAGAACAATTAAAAATTATGTGTGATGAGCTTTTGTCTAATACTGTTATAGAAGATTATGAGATAGTATTATGA
- a CDS encoding M20/M25/M40 family metallo-hydrolase, with translation MEVMDYFKQICSIPHCSFETQKMSEFLVDFCNKNGCKTVMDEFGTIHAIKGKPKLCLQAHYDMVCIGEAPNLELVVDNGYMMAKNSSLGADNGIGVAIMMNAISNFENIECLFTNDEEVGMIGATNFKGEIVSKYLLNLDSEDDNEVIVGCAGGLDLFASIDSKMQITSIKNTYEVTVSRLCGGHSGIEIHKNISNAIKVLTRFLKENDCKLVSIDGGERSNSIPTKAKAVVVSEKELVSNNEFISVKKIDSSKEVMANGDIVLAFINSFSQGVRSYDANINIVLNSINLSLVNIKDGKVVLTFFARSMDEKGLRELEFETTELAKVLGFDVVVKDRSVAWKPEITDFANDILKQLQVFRPEAKITAIHAGLECGILKDGQKNLTVCSIGPNIHSPHSTNEKVELASVEIITKVVNNIVRKYQ, from the coding sequence ATGGAAGTTATGGATTATTTTAAACAAATTTGTTCTATTCCTCATTGTAGTTTTGAAACTCAAAAGATGTCCGAGTTTTTGGTTGATTTTTGTAACAAAAATGGTTGCAAAACAGTTATGGATGAGTTTGGAACCATACACGCCATTAAAGGTAAACCTAAGCTTTGTTTGCAGGCTCATTATGATATGGTGTGTATAGGAGAGGCCCCAAATTTAGAACTTGTTGTGGATAATGGCTATATGATGGCCAAAAATTCATCACTAGGTGCTGATAATGGTATTGGTGTAGCCATAATGATGAACGCTATTTCAAATTTTGAAAATATTGAATGCCTTTTTACAAATGATGAAGAGGTTGGAATGATAGGAGCAACTAATTTTAAAGGCGAAATTGTTTCAAAATATCTTTTAAATTTAGATAGTGAAGATGATAATGAGGTTATTGTAGGTTGTGCTGGTGGTCTTGATTTGTTTGCAAGTATTGATTCAAAAATGCAAATAACAAGTATTAAAAATACCTATGAAGTTACTGTTAGTAGACTTTGTGGTGGTCACTCTGGTATTGAAATTCATAAAAATATATCAAATGCCATAAAAGTTTTAACTAGATTTTTAAAAGAAAATGATTGCAAGCTGGTAAGTATTGATGGTGGAGAAAGAAGTAACTCTATACCTACAAAAGCAAAAGCTGTAGTTGTATCTGAAAAAGAACTAGTAAGCAATAATGAGTTTATAAGTGTGAAAAAGATTGATAGCTCAAAGGAAGTTATGGCTAATGGTGATATAGTGTTAGCCTTTATTAACTCATTTTCTCAAGGCGTAAGAAGCTATGATGCAAATATAAATATAGTTTTAAATAGTATAAATTTATCTCTTGTAAATATAAAAGATGGCAAGGTTGTTTTGACATTTTTTGCAAGATCTATGGATGAAAAAGGTTTGAGAGAATTAGAATTTGAAACCACGGAGTTGGCTAAAGTTCTTGGATTTGATGTTGTTGTGAAAGATAGATCTGTTGCTTGGAAGCCAGAGATTACTGATTTTGCGAACGATATTTTAAAACAACTTCAAGTTTTTCGTCCTGAAGCAAAGATTACTGCAATTCATGCTGGACTTGAATGTGGAATCTTAAAAGATGGTCAAAAAAATCTAACAGTTTGTTCAATAGGTCCAAATATACACTCCCCACATTCTACTAATGAAAAAGTAGAATTAGCTTCTGTTGAGATAATAACTAAAGTTGTTAATAATATAGTAAGAAAATATCAATAA
- the cmoB gene encoding tRNA 5-methoxyuridine(34)/uridine 5-oxyacetic acid(34) synthase CmoB, whose translation MDLEKIRNLKQKELFSERNSDILEKIDSLDFQCLCEFDDKVKIKFDDSKDKNIIEKIAKGLKPWRKGPFEINNIFIDTEWQSFIKFNILKPHLNLKDKLVADVGCNNGYYMFRMLDFKPKKIVGFDPSIHTAMQFKFLNKLIKSDIISYELLGVEHLPYFEHKFDTIFCLGVIYHRSDPIKMLKELKQSLNKNGEVFLDTMYIDMQGDFVLSPKTTYSKIPNIYFVPSLQALQNWCERAKFKDFEILATKETDTNEQRKTEWINGESLENFLDPNDNSKTIEGYPAPKRVYIKIKI comes from the coding sequence ATGGATTTAGAAAAGATAAGAAATTTAAAGCAAAAAGAGCTATTCTCTGAAAGAAACTCAGATATTTTGGAAAAAATAGATAGTTTGGATTTTCAATGCTTATGTGAGTTTGATGATAAAGTAAAAATAAAATTTGATGACTCAAAAGATAAAAATATAATTGAAAAAATAGCAAAAGGGTTAAAACCTTGGAGAAAAGGTCCTTTTGAAATAAATAATATATTTATAGACACAGAATGGCAAAGTTTTATTAAATTTAATATATTAAAACCGCATCTTAATCTAAAAGATAAATTAGTTGCTGATGTAGGTTGTAATAATGGCTATTATATGTTTAGAATGCTTGATTTTAAACCTAAAAAAATAGTTGGTTTTGATCCAAGTATACATACAGCAATGCAGTTTAAATTTCTAAATAAACTAATAAAAAGCGATATTATAAGCTATGAACTTTTGGGTGTTGAGCATTTGCCATATTTTGAGCATAAATTTGATACTATATTTTGTCTTGGAGTTATATACCACAGAAGCGATCCAATAAAAATGCTAAAAGAACTCAAACAATCACTCAATAAAAATGGAGAGGTATTTTTGGATACTATGTATATAGACATGCAAGGCGATTTTGTGTTATCACCTAAAACAACATACTCAAAAATACCGAATATTTACTTTGTTCCAAGCTTGCAAGCTTTACAAAATTGGTGCGAAAGAGCTAAATTTAAAGATTTTGAAATTTTAGCAACAAAAGAAACAGACACCAACGAACAAAGAAAAACAGAGTGGATAAATGGAGAAAGTTTAGAAAATTTCTTAGATCCAAATGACAACTCAAAAACTATAGAGGGTTACCCAGCCCCAAAAAGAGTATATATTAAAATTAAAATTTAA
- the purQ gene encoding phosphoribosylformylglycinamidine synthase subunit PurQ: MKVAIVLFPGTNCEQDTKYAFELLGCETEIVWHKQNKISADLVVLPGGFSYGDYLRTAAIAKFSPIMKAVLEHAKNGGYVLGICNGFQMLLELSLLDGAMRRNESMNFISKYHKLKVISNKNKFLSNCNESEILNIPVAHGEGNYFTDQDTLKKLYDNEQVLLKYCDDYGNEINPNGSIDFIAGICDKNKKIFGLMPHPERACDLILGSNDGLKMLKGLVC; the protein is encoded by the coding sequence ATGAAGGTAGCTATTGTATTATTTCCAGGTACAAATTGCGAACAAGATACTAAATATGCTTTTGAGCTTTTGGGTTGTGAAACTGAGATAGTTTGGCACAAACAAAATAAAATTAGTGCTGATTTAGTAGTTTTACCTGGAGGTTTTAGCTATGGTGATTATCTTAGAACAGCTGCAATAGCAAAATTTTCACCTATAATGAAAGCTGTTTTAGAGCATGCTAAAAATGGTGGATATGTTCTTGGAATTTGTAATGGCTTTCAAATGCTTCTTGAGTTGTCTTTGCTGGATGGTGCTATGAGAAGAAATGAGAGCATGAATTTTATATCAAAATACCATAAGCTTAAAGTTATATCTAATAAAAATAAATTCTTATCTAATTGTAATGAATCTGAAATTTTAAATATACCGGTGGCACATGGCGAGGGTAATTATTTTACAGATCAAGACACGTTGAAAAAACTATATGATAATGAGCAAGTTTTATTAAAGTATTGCGATGATTATGGTAATGAAATCAACCCAAATGGTTCTATTGATTTTATTGCTGGAATTTGTGATAAAAATAAAAAAATATTTGGACTTATGCCACATCCAGAGCGTGCTTGTGATTTAATACTTGGTTCTAATGATGGACTTAAAATGCTTAAAGGTTTAGTTTGTTAA
- a CDS encoding S41 family peptidase, translating into MANLNAKSQENDTKDRVQALSKLNKALNTVEKYYVDDIKFNELIDKTIAGLMQNLDAHSSFLNEKAFKDMQVQTNGEFGGLGITVSMKDGALTVVSPIEDTPADKAGIKAGDIILRIDGNATIGTTIDEAINKMRGEPKTPINITIVRKGEPKPFDVKIVRDIIKVESVYTKIIKDSNILYLRVTNFDKNVVSKAKDAIKKHKNVEGIILDLRNNPGGLLNQAVGLVDLFVDKGVIVSQKGRDEKENSQYNASKSATITNLPLAVLVNGGSASASEIVSGSLQDSKRAVVVGENTFGKGSVQVVLPIDKKEAIKLTIARYYLPSGKTVQAVGVIPDVVVHPGKVPQNDNSAFMIKENELKAHLQGELEKISDDKSNKKEKDDNKGKKEKENDKDIVTQKKVNDDIQLKTAIDVIKVLKTNIKG; encoded by the coding sequence ATGGCAAATTTAAATGCAAAATCACAAGAGAATGATACAAAAGATAGGGTTCAAGCTCTATCAAAATTAAACAAAGCTTTAAATACGGTTGAAAAATACTATGTTGATGATATAAAATTTAATGAACTTATTGATAAAACTATTGCAGGGCTTATGCAAAATCTTGATGCTCACTCTAGTTTTTTAAATGAAAAAGCATTTAAAGATATGCAAGTTCAGACAAATGGAGAATTTGGTGGACTTGGTATAACGGTTAGTATGAAAGATGGTGCTTTGACTGTTGTGTCTCCTATAGAGGATACTCCTGCTGATAAAGCTGGCATAAAAGCTGGAGATATTATTTTAAGAATTGATGGAAATGCTACTATAGGCACAACTATAGATGAAGCTATAAATAAAATGAGAGGTGAACCAAAAACTCCTATCAATATCACGATTGTTAGGAAAGGTGAACCAAAACCATTTGATGTTAAGATTGTAAGAGATATCATAAAGGTTGAATCTGTATACACTAAAATCATAAAAGATTCAAATATTTTATACTTAAGAGTTACAAATTTTGATAAAAATGTGGTTAGTAAAGCCAAAGATGCAATTAAAAAACATAAAAATGTAGAAGGTATTATACTTGATCTTAGAAACAACCCTGGTGGACTTTTAAATCAAGCTGTTGGTCTTGTTGATTTGTTTGTTGATAAAGGTGTTATAGTTTCTCAAAAAGGTAGAGATGAAAAAGAAAACTCACAATATAATGCAAGCAAAAGTGCTACTATAACAAATCTTCCTTTGGCTGTTTTAGTTAATGGTGGTAGTGCAAGTGCAAGTGAGATAGTTAGTGGATCTTTGCAAGATAGCAAAAGAGCTGTTGTTGTCGGAGAAAATACATTTGGAAAAGGTAGCGTTCAAGTTGTTTTACCTATAGATAAAAAAGAGGCTATTAAATTAACTATAGCCAGATATTATTTGCCTAGTGGCAAAACAGTTCAAGCTGTCGGTGTTATACCAGATGTTGTTGTTCATCCTGGAAAAGTTCCACAAAATGACAACAGTGCGTTTATGATCAAAGAAAATGAACTAAAAGCTCATCTTCAAGGAGAACTTGAAAAAATATCAGATGACAAATCAAATAAAAAAGAAAAAGATGACAATAAAGGCAAAAAAGAAAAAGAAAATGATAAAGATATAGTAACTCAGAAAAAAGTTAATGATGATATTCAGTTAAAGACCGCGATAGATGTTATTAAGGTTTTAAAAACAAATATAAAGGGCTAA
- a CDS encoding PaaI family thioesterase gives MSDENIFENNSDGIILPEEENPFRNELKTSSAIKLNLSGVVTELKKSYAKTKLFTIEEMVSDNEGLIHSGFVFSAANYAALTSINEEYCVSISARINFFGPVRLGDIVEFEAQAYFDESRKRDVRVTGKVREIKVFEGTFQAVVLEEHVFLAQQKNIQKEGAIRRAKEKEQEKEQEKEKN, from the coding sequence ATGTCTGATGAAAATATATTTGAAAATAACTCAGATGGAATTATACTCCCTGAAGAAGAAAACCCATTTAGAAATGAACTAAAAACATCAAGCGCAATAAAACTAAATCTCTCAGGAGTTGTTACAGAATTAAAAAAAAGCTATGCAAAAACAAAGCTTTTTACAATAGAAGAGATGGTTAGCGATAATGAAGGATTGATACATAGCGGTTTTGTTTTTTCAGCAGCAAATTATGCAGCACTAACTTCAATAAATGAAGAATATTGTGTAAGCATAAGTGCTAGAATAAATTTCTTTGGCCCAGTAAGACTTGGCGATATAGTTGAGTTTGAGGCTCAGGCATATTTTGATGAATCAAGAAAAAGAGATGTAAGAGTAACTGGAAAAGTAAGAGAAATTAAGGTATTTGAAGGAACATTTCAAGCAGTTGTTTTAGAAGAGCATGTATTTTTAGCACAACAAAAAAATATACAAAAAGAGGGAGCCATAAGAAGAGCGAAGGAAAAAGAACAGGAAAAAGAACAGGAAAAAGAAAAAAATTAA